A portion of the Saccharospirillaceae bacterium genome contains these proteins:
- a CDS encoding MerR family transcriptional regulator, with protein MASSNNDGQAAYFPIRVVSQQTGVNAITLRAWERRYNLLSPKRTAKGHRLYSDVDIRLIKQVVGLLNRGIPISQAQAMLSENSIETAPLKVDSAEQTSQWQHYRETLHQALHNFDEQTLDAVFEEATRYFPVDITLRFLLIPIYNQLKDQCQAELGKARLGFYSAFLQARLATRLYDNSNAAAQEQAAIAITNFSQQDDVSLLLMAVLLKQLGLRPHYFSGFLNGSNITELITSGPWQAFLVQMTESADSAQFKQLQQAAIESGKPIFVIGLPTTMNDTLPHHNLIPVSKDIQESALTVRDLLTGMPA; from the coding sequence ATGGCGAGTAGCAACAACGACGGTCAAGCCGCCTATTTTCCCATCCGGGTGGTTTCTCAGCAAACCGGTGTTAATGCAATTACACTGCGCGCCTGGGAGCGACGCTACAACCTGTTAAGTCCAAAACGCACAGCAAAAGGTCATCGCCTGTACTCTGACGTAGATATCCGTCTGATCAAACAAGTAGTTGGCTTGCTCAACCGTGGCATTCCCATCTCGCAGGCGCAAGCCATGCTGAGCGAGAACAGCATCGAGACGGCGCCACTGAAAGTCGACAGTGCAGAGCAAACCTCACAGTGGCAACACTACCGCGAGACGCTTCATCAGGCACTTCACAACTTTGACGAGCAGACGCTTGATGCTGTTTTTGAAGAAGCGACACGCTATTTTCCGGTCGATATTACGCTGAGGTTTTTGTTAATCCCGATTTACAACCAACTGAAAGATCAGTGCCAGGCGGAATTGGGCAAAGCCAGGCTGGGTTTTTATTCGGCTTTTTTACAGGCTCGACTGGCAACCCGTCTATACGACAACAGCAATGCTGCTGCTCAGGAGCAAGCAGCAATTGCGATCACCAACTTCAGTCAGCAAGACGATGTATCGCTTCTGTTAATGGCAGTATTACTGAAACAACTCGGTTTGCGCCCTCATTATTTCAGTGGGTTTTTAAACGGCTCGAACATCACAGAGCTGATCACATCCGGTCCGTGGCAAGCCTTCCTGGTACAAATGACGGAAAGCGCTGATTCAGCCCAGTTTAAGCAGCTGCAACAAGCGGCGATCGAGTCTGGCAAGCCCATCTTCGTTATCGGTCTGCCAACAACAATGAACGATACCCTGCCCCATCACAATCTGATTCCAGTCTCCAAAGACATTCAGGAATCCGCACTAACGGTTCGGGATTTATTAACAGGAATGCCGGCATGA
- a CDS encoding PAS domain-containing protein — protein sequence MDSNTAIDLDLLKKAVDASSEGIVIAEREGDDNILIYVNKAFERLTGYEADEILFQDCRFLQAGDRDQQALNDLKVALEHDESARVVIRNYRKDGSLFWNELSISPVFNELDQLMYYIGVQKDVTAQIAAEQRADKAEEELRLLKQKFGIE from the coding sequence TTGGACTCCAATACGGCAATTGATCTTGATTTACTGAAGAAAGCTGTTGATGCTTCCAGCGAAGGTATTGTTATTGCCGAGCGTGAAGGTGATGACAACATTCTGATTTACGTGAACAAAGCGTTTGAGAGGCTGACAGGTTATGAAGCGGATGAAATCCTCTTCCAAGACTGTCGTTTTCTGCAGGCGGGTGATCGTGATCAGCAAGCGCTGAATGATCTCAAAGTCGCACTCGAACACGACGAAAGTGCTCGTGTTGTGATTCGTAACTACCGCAAGGATGGCAGCTTGTTTTGGAACGAGCTGAGTATTTCACCGGTATTTAACGAATTGGACCAGCTGATGTACTACATTGGCGTACAAAAAGATGTCACCGCTCAGATTGCCGCTGAACAGCGGGCTGATAAAGCCGAAGAAGAGTTACGCTTATTGAAGCAGAAGTTTGGTATCGAATAA
- a CDS encoding MFS transporter, protein MPVGVQGSAIVWWLMLTQALALSAAPLMVFAGGLIGKQLHTDPGFATLPIALMIVGTAITALPASRLAQRLGRRRLFLLAAGMGGISSLVAGFTIAVGSFWGFSLSALTLGGVIAVMQQSRFVAMDSVTADKKPVAAARLLLGGLVSAFLGPELTSLSALWPDYGFASAFWGLAVLFIAVLAVFYWVLPPLHLPQRQANNSGRPIAEIFSQPVLWLAVAAGVGGYGLMAFIMTATPLSMTTLDNHSVMEAKWVIQSHIAAMFLPSLISGQLVRYLGYHRMILLGVIVYAGTLLVSGFDQTLVHYWVGLILLGLGWNLMFVAGTALLPLTYRAEEASRVQGVNDMLVFTAQALGALASGTVLMYLGWQGLLFSTIPALLLLLTLLIKVPANKLQQG, encoded by the coding sequence ATGCCAGTTGGTGTTCAGGGGTCCGCCATCGTTTGGTGGTTGATGCTGACACAGGCGTTGGCTCTCAGCGCTGCGCCGCTCATGGTGTTTGCCGGCGGACTGATCGGCAAGCAACTCCATACCGATCCGGGATTTGCGACACTGCCGATCGCGCTTATGATTGTTGGGACCGCGATAACCGCATTGCCAGCGTCGCGTCTGGCACAGCGATTGGGTCGGCGTAGACTGTTTTTGCTGGCCGCTGGTATGGGTGGTATATCCTCGTTGGTTGCCGGATTTACCATCGCAGTCGGGTCTTTCTGGGGGTTTTCGCTGTCGGCTCTGACCCTGGGTGGCGTCATTGCTGTGATGCAGCAATCTCGTTTTGTCGCGATGGACAGCGTGACTGCCGATAAAAAACCCGTTGCTGCTGCACGTCTGCTGTTGGGTGGTCTTGTTTCTGCCTTCCTTGGCCCTGAATTGACGTCATTATCGGCCCTCTGGCCAGATTATGGCTTTGCTTCGGCATTTTGGGGACTGGCTGTGCTATTCATTGCTGTATTGGCGGTGTTTTATTGGGTATTACCGCCCCTTCATTTACCGCAGCGGCAGGCGAATAACAGTGGACGACCGATCGCTGAGATTTTCTCGCAGCCAGTTTTATGGCTGGCGGTGGCAGCGGGTGTCGGAGGCTACGGTCTGATGGCCTTTATTATGACGGCAACCCCCCTGAGTATGACGACGCTGGATAATCATTCTGTGATGGAAGCCAAATGGGTGATTCAGAGTCATATCGCAGCGATGTTTTTACCCTCACTGATATCTGGTCAGCTGGTGCGCTATCTCGGCTATCACCGTATGATTTTATTGGGGGTCATCGTTTATGCCGGAACTTTGCTGGTATCGGGTTTTGATCAAACCCTGGTGCATTATTGGGTCGGGCTGATATTGCTTGGTCTGGGCTGGAACCTGATGTTTGTTGCAGGAACCGCGTTATTGCCCCTGACCTACCGCGCTGAGGAAGCCAGCCGGGTTCAGGGTGTAAACGACATGCTGGTATTTACCGCTCAGGCCCTCGGTGCCCTGGCGTCGGGTACCGTCCTGATGTATCTCGGCTGGCAAGGACTATTATTCAGCACAATTCCGGCCTTGTTATTGTTACTGACACTGCTGATAAAGGTTCCGGCAAATAAACTGCAACAGGGTTAG
- a CDS encoding TonB-dependent receptor, with amino-acid sequence MTASGLLLFLLSACLYASVTQAQLTNTDEAYNQFNYRAQHFSHWQPNTALDMLIHIPGVTLQQDSEGQPLLQMHGMGNRYLAILVDGHPLSGDSINNAVSARQIPASMIERIEVTRSGRADLDSRGGAAGTINLVLRNSDQQDHTLRLYAGALPLNSAAAVNGSQLFGQHQFYYAFDWQKSRNKVHATEIDRSEEQSRSKDRWNSQQADDRTSYYLGYSRTSSQTHFTSTLLHLKNSEENRSSGRVDPNLRNLQNQNGDENSVRWRTQIASDWSHMRWQSSLIAEVHNKTQQLQGIQVKQDDNRWQFTANLQEVVDEHHWQAGLNVKHMRRQVKSDQRININESTPLSYEVDDLSWHFFGLDRWHLTDSTRFEAGFRMETYSLKQTDQLSESNTSETTGDTYWLPSFHLKHQYNDELELQFSTFQSVRQPELTARIPYRIRQQDVELRGNGNLQAELVSAAEATILYHDRCNMNQFRLSLFQRTINNAILNISRQEPLDNGTVTVIEPINSEVNGRLRGLEVDSRIQLSPDLSLTAEAGIYTSFMRATTERSSQPLAHQPQYSVTLAADGNWSHWKYGIFWRYQGSSEEKINIDGENVKITSQLGQQLELYLSRQWHTWHMSLGVKQLLDDNSVISDANTQLTYHRQPRWQAQIYHQF; translated from the coding sequence ATGACGGCATCCGGGTTGTTACTGTTTCTACTGTCAGCCTGTTTATACGCCAGTGTAACTCAAGCACAGCTCACCAATACTGACGAAGCTTACAACCAGTTCAACTACCGGGCGCAGCACTTCAGCCATTGGCAGCCGAACACTGCACTGGATATGTTGATTCATATTCCCGGCGTTACCCTGCAACAAGACAGTGAAGGTCAACCACTGCTGCAGATGCACGGAATGGGAAATCGTTATCTGGCCATTCTGGTTGATGGTCATCCACTCAGTGGAGACAGTATTAACAATGCCGTCAGCGCCCGCCAGATTCCTGCCAGTATGATCGAACGAATTGAGGTAACCCGCAGTGGGCGCGCAGATCTTGATTCGCGTGGCGGTGCAGCAGGAACCATCAACCTGGTATTGCGCAACAGTGACCAACAAGATCATACGTTGCGCCTGTATGCTGGTGCATTGCCGCTGAATTCAGCGGCCGCCGTTAACGGTTCACAGCTATTTGGCCAGCATCAGTTCTACTATGCGTTTGACTGGCAAAAGAGTCGAAATAAAGTACACGCAACGGAAATTGATCGCTCTGAGGAGCAATCACGCAGCAAAGACCGTTGGAATAGCCAGCAAGCCGATGACCGCACCAGTTATTATCTTGGCTACAGCCGAACCAGCAGCCAAACACACTTTACCAGCACTTTGCTGCACTTAAAAAATTCCGAAGAAAACCGATCCAGTGGCAGAGTCGATCCTAATCTCCGTAACCTGCAAAACCAGAACGGCGACGAAAACAGCGTTCGCTGGCGTACGCAGATCGCCAGTGATTGGTCGCATATGCGCTGGCAAAGTTCGTTAATTGCAGAAGTCCACAACAAAACGCAACAGCTGCAAGGCATTCAAGTTAAGCAAGATGATAACCGCTGGCAGTTTACCGCCAACCTTCAGGAAGTTGTCGATGAGCATCATTGGCAAGCAGGGCTAAATGTAAAACACATGCGCCGGCAGGTAAAAAGCGATCAGAGAATTAACATCAATGAATCGACACCACTCAGTTACGAAGTTGATGATCTTTCATGGCATTTCTTTGGCCTAGATCGCTGGCACCTTACCGACTCAACACGATTTGAAGCAGGTTTTCGTATGGAAACGTACAGCCTGAAACAAACCGACCAATTGAGTGAATCCAACACCTCTGAAACAACCGGCGATACCTACTGGCTCCCCAGCTTCCATCTGAAACATCAATACAATGATGAACTAGAATTGCAATTCAGTACTTTCCAGAGTGTCCGGCAGCCAGAACTGACAGCACGAATCCCCTATCGTATCCGCCAACAAGATGTCGAGCTGAGAGGCAACGGAAATCTGCAGGCAGAGCTGGTCAGTGCGGCAGAAGCAACGATTCTCTATCACGACCGGTGCAACATGAACCAGTTCAGGCTCAGCCTTTTTCAGCGCACCATCAATAACGCAATACTCAATATCAGTCGCCAGGAACCGCTCGACAACGGCACTGTGACCGTCATCGAACCGATTAACAGCGAAGTCAACGGCCGATTACGAGGCCTGGAAGTGGACAGTAGAATCCAGCTCTCTCCTGACCTGTCGTTAACGGCAGAGGCCGGGATCTACACCTCCTTCATGCGCGCGACAACAGAGCGTTCCAGCCAACCATTGGCGCATCAACCCCAGTACAGCGTAACCCTGGCCGCTGATGGTAACTGGTCTCATTGGAAATACGGTATTTTCTGGCGCTATCAGGGAAGTAGTGAAGAGAAGATCAATATTGACGGCGAAAACGTAAAAATAACAAGCCAGCTCGGCCAGCAACTCGAACTCTATTTAAGCCGACAGTGGCATACGTGGCATATGAGCCTGGGCGTTAAACAGCTACTGGATGACAACTCAGTGATATCTGATGCTAACACTCAATTGACATATCATCGCCAACCACGCTGGCAAGCTCAGATATATCATCAGTTTTGA
- a CDS encoding TonB-dependent receptor translates to MTRHGLALPLLLLTAIKANAIEEFELDSPFILEDDIPVVLTAARLKQPRAEVPASVTVITAEQIQAWGVRTIPELMRFVPGMFIGHGDDENNASVIYHASTPNIMRRLQVLIDGRSVFKAAIASVVWDDIPLALEDIARIEVTRGPNAATYGANSFLGVINIISKHPADTLGTRVRYRNGNQGYDDSFVSYSGAEDQLSYRVSAQINADDGFDGSGATNKDEYRNSRRHGFVSAYVSRQLDAYSHLDVQGSYKKGHTDIRKEEAYDTTFPDQKTEQGHLWVKWNNEFSSRHFSHLQAYWQIDSRTQKADACVPTAGIDPDLFKLYQINPGLANALFRNGFPAELIATANEDELALITKTAGRALVPGVNPYQEVCGYTDRSVQEQRFDIEWQDTVQWSPQFRTVSGVSLRRDDVSSKTLFDGNAHNDTYRLFANAEWRVTDWLIFNGGGMYEIEDQNDDAFSPRFAVNFLLAPQHSIRAVFSQAVRSPDLVEQSPDYSIRINDLSDNYLNLDSGSIFVNQADIKRDLDHEKITSVELGYYGKTGDFEWDLKLYRDELTQLISNPIALKTTVISSDNEMTIDGAELQFTWNVTKRDWLRIATAYVNTNFELGSTAGLDDQEIKNLNRVETRATAKDSIVASWHHAGNGWNATASHFWYDAYENNPSRRYRRYEVNVRKEWQINGYTPWIGVFWHHIIDDNPLVYGNQDYATDDLYYLQVGLNF, encoded by the coding sequence ATGACACGGCATGGACTTGCATTACCATTGCTGCTGTTAACTGCGATAAAAGCCAATGCAATCGAAGAGTTCGAGCTGGATTCACCCTTTATTCTCGAAGACGATATTCCCGTTGTATTAACCGCCGCGCGTCTGAAACAACCGCGCGCGGAAGTGCCTGCCAGTGTCACCGTGATCACCGCTGAGCAGATTCAGGCTTGGGGTGTGCGCACCATTCCGGAATTGATGCGTTTTGTGCCGGGCATGTTTATTGGTCATGGCGATGACGAAAACAATGCATCCGTTATCTACCACGCCTCGACGCCTAATATCATGCGCCGATTACAGGTTTTAATTGATGGACGATCGGTATTCAAAGCGGCAATCGCTTCAGTCGTCTGGGATGATATTCCCCTTGCACTTGAAGATATTGCGCGGATTGAAGTAACTCGTGGACCCAATGCGGCCACTTACGGTGCCAATTCGTTTTTGGGCGTTATAAACATCATCAGTAAACATCCGGCAGACACGCTCGGAACTCGAGTGCGCTACCGTAACGGTAACCAGGGGTACGATGATTCATTTGTAAGCTACTCCGGAGCCGAGGATCAATTAAGTTACCGGGTTAGTGCCCAGATTAATGCCGATGACGGTTTTGATGGCAGTGGTGCGACCAATAAAGACGAGTATCGCAACAGCCGGCGGCATGGTTTTGTTTCCGCCTATGTCAGTCGACAACTTGATGCCTATTCACACTTGGATGTTCAGGGCTCTTATAAAAAAGGACACACTGATATTCGTAAGGAAGAAGCTTACGATACAACGTTCCCCGATCAGAAAACTGAGCAGGGGCATTTATGGGTGAAATGGAATAACGAGTTCAGCAGTCGTCATTTTTCTCATTTGCAGGCTTACTGGCAAATCGATAGCCGCACGCAAAAGGCTGACGCTTGCGTGCCTACTGCGGGGATAGATCCGGATTTGTTTAAGCTTTATCAAATCAACCCCGGGTTGGCGAATGCCTTGTTTCGCAATGGATTTCCTGCTGAGTTAATCGCGACCGCTAATGAAGACGAGTTAGCGTTGATTACCAAAACAGCTGGTCGGGCTCTAGTGCCAGGGGTAAACCCTTACCAGGAAGTTTGCGGATATACTGACCGCAGCGTTCAGGAGCAGCGATTTGACATTGAATGGCAGGATACCGTGCAATGGAGCCCGCAGTTCCGCACAGTTTCAGGTGTGAGTTTGCGTCGCGATGACGTGAGTTCGAAAACGTTATTCGATGGTAATGCTCACAACGATACCTATCGCTTGTTTGCGAATGCTGAGTGGCGAGTCACCGACTGGCTGATCTTTAACGGTGGTGGTATGTACGAAATCGAAGATCAGAATGACGATGCTTTCTCGCCGCGTTTTGCCGTGAATTTTTTGCTGGCGCCACAACATAGCATCCGTGCTGTTTTCTCTCAGGCTGTGCGTTCGCCCGATCTGGTTGAACAATCGCCCGATTACAGTATCCGCATTAATGACTTGAGTGACAATTACCTGAATCTGGATTCTGGCAGCATTTTTGTTAACCAAGCCGATATAAAACGTGACCTGGACCACGAAAAAATCACCAGTGTTGAACTGGGATATTATGGCAAAACCGGTGATTTTGAGTGGGACCTCAAACTTTATCGGGATGAGCTAACCCAGTTAATCTCAAATCCCATTGCCTTAAAAACCACGGTTATTAGCTCTGATAATGAAATGACAATTGACGGTGCAGAGCTGCAATTTACCTGGAATGTTACTAAACGAGACTGGCTGCGTATTGCTACCGCATACGTTAATACCAACTTTGAACTGGGCAGCACTGCCGGCCTTGATGACCAGGAAATTAAAAACCTGAATCGCGTAGAAACCCGCGCCACCGCAAAAGACAGCATAGTAGCCAGCTGGCATCATGCGGGCAATGGCTGGAATGCAACGGCTTCACATTTCTGGTATGACGCATATGAGAACAACCCGTCACGCCGTTATCGTCGATACGAGGTTAATGTCAGAAAAGAATGGCAAATAAATGGTTACACACCATGGATCGGAGTGTTCTGGCATCATATCATTGACGACAACCCTCTTGTCTACGGTAATCAGGACTATGCCACTGATGACTTGTATTACTTGCAGGTTGGTCTGAACTTCTAA
- a CDS encoding OsmC family protein, with protein sequence MKAAVKWVDNAMFLGESGSGHSVVMDGPEDHGGRNMGVRPMEMLLLGLGGCTSFDVMSILSKQRQQVVDCIAEIEAERADAVPSVFTKIHVNFKVTGKNLKESLVERAVKLSAEKYCSASIMLEQGGVEISHSYVVIDAE encoded by the coding sequence GTGAAAGCAGCAGTAAAGTGGGTTGATAATGCCATGTTCCTGGGCGAATCGGGAAGTGGCCATAGCGTTGTGATGGATGGCCCGGAAGACCATGGCGGGCGCAACATGGGGGTGCGTCCGATGGAAATGTTATTACTGGGTTTGGGTGGATGTACCAGCTTTGATGTGATGAGTATCTTATCGAAGCAGCGTCAGCAGGTCGTTGACTGTATTGCCGAAATCGAAGCCGAACGAGCTGATGCGGTTCCGTCTGTTTTCACTAAGATTCATGTGAACTTCAAAGTAACCGGAAAGAACCTGAAGGAGTCCCTGGTTGAGCGGGCGGTTAAATTGTCGGCAGAAAAATACTGCTCCGCCTCCATTATGCTGGAGCAGGGTGGGGTAGAAATCAGTCATAGCTATGTTGTGATTGACGCAGAATAA
- a CDS encoding class I SAM-dependent methyltransferase, translated as MSQPVYEILQRHPDLLKRALIIGNGAELSSDWQQLVIAQGARILTWDWQTYIRYNQLDNALKQFAVPQNDCLDWQPEHIIVLWPKSKPLAKSLIQFTSSHADRCFAVAANDAGGKSIGKACADLTRNSEKLDSARRCSLWQLDLIRTDSFNWLKQAQSFTWDKQAYMTLPGVFSHGKLDTGTRVLLEHLAAPAHGKVLDLGCGSGVIGLSLKQRQNALDITLADVDAFALRSAQLNSMRLGAAANVTASDGLQQIDGLFDYIISNPPFHQGKETNYQFAEDLFRQAKKHLVSDGQLWIVANRHLAYEEWALQSFASVEILAQQDGFKILCLSQIKGN; from the coding sequence ATGAGCCAGCCCGTCTACGAAATCTTACAACGACACCCAGACCTTCTGAAACGGGCATTAATCATCGGTAATGGTGCTGAACTCAGCAGCGACTGGCAGCAACTAGTGATTGCGCAGGGTGCCCGAATTCTGACCTGGGACTGGCAAACCTACATCCGCTACAACCAGCTCGATAATGCACTCAAGCAATTTGCAGTTCCCCAAAACGACTGCCTTGACTGGCAACCAGAGCACATCATCGTGTTATGGCCTAAATCCAAACCTCTGGCGAAAAGTCTGATTCAGTTTACCTCAAGCCATGCTGATCGTTGTTTTGCTGTTGCGGCCAACGATGCCGGTGGAAAGAGCATCGGAAAAGCCTGCGCCGACCTCACCCGAAACAGTGAAAAACTCGACAGTGCGCGGCGCTGCTCGTTATGGCAACTGGACTTGATTCGTACCGACAGCTTCAACTGGCTGAAGCAGGCTCAGTCGTTTACCTGGGATAAACAGGCCTATATGACGCTGCCAGGGGTATTCAGTCACGGTAAACTGGATACCGGAACTCGCGTTTTGCTGGAACACTTAGCTGCTCCGGCCCATGGCAAAGTGCTCGACCTGGGTTGTGGCAGTGGTGTGATTGGTCTGAGTTTGAAACAACGCCAGAATGCTCTTGATATTACTCTCGCTGATGTCGATGCATTCGCCTTGAGAAGTGCCCAACTCAATAGCATGCGACTGGGTGCTGCTGCGAACGTGACCGCCAGTGATGGCCTGCAGCAAATTGATGGTCTGTTTGATTACATCATCAGCAACCCGCCCTTCCATCAAGGCAAAGAAACAAACTATCAGTTTGCTGAAGATCTGTTCCGCCAGGCAAAGAAACATTTGGTGAGTGATGGCCAGTTATGGATAGTCGCTAACCGTCACCTGGCTTATGAGGAGTGGGCCCTGCAGAGCTTTGCCAGCGTTGAGATACTGGCTCAACAAGACGGCTTTAAAATATTGTGCCTGAGCCAGATTAAAGGGAACTAA
- the crp gene encoding cAMP-activated global transcriptional regulator CRP, protein MSLPPIIPKHQHLEDFLSHCHRRRYPARSTLIYAGEESNTLYYLIKGSVTVFIEDSDGREMIMAYLNEGDFFGEMGLFDEEQQERTAWVKAKTECEVAEVSYEKFQELANQDSQLIFRIFRQMAERLSRTTRKAGDLAFLDVTGRVARTLLDLSKEPDAMTHPDGMQIKITRQEIGRIVGCSREMVGRVLKDLEEQGLVSVKGKTMVVYGTR, encoded by the coding sequence ATGAGCCTTCCTCCCATCATTCCTAAACACCAACACCTGGAAGACTTTTTATCTCATTGCCATCGACGTCGCTATCCGGCGCGCAGCACCCTGATCTACGCAGGCGAAGAGAGCAACACACTGTACTATCTGATCAAAGGTTCCGTTACCGTATTCATTGAAGACAGTGATGGTCGAGAGATGATCATGGCCTACCTCAACGAAGGCGATTTTTTCGGCGAAATGGGCTTGTTTGATGAAGAACAACAAGAACGTACGGCCTGGGTAAAAGCCAAAACAGAGTGCGAAGTCGCTGAAGTCAGCTACGAAAAATTTCAGGAACTGGCCAACCAGGATTCACAACTGATCTTCCGGATTTTCCGCCAGATGGCCGAACGTCTGAGCCGCACAACGCGCAAAGCCGGTGATCTGGCGTTTCTTGACGTAACTGGCCGGGTTGCACGTACTCTTCTGGATCTGAGTAAAGAACCGGACGCAATGACCCATCCTGATGGCATGCAGATCAAGATTACACGCCAGGAGATTGGCCGAATCGTTGGCTGCTCTCGTGAAATGGTCGGTCGGGTACTGAAAGATCTGGAAGAACAGGGACTGGTTTCTGTTAAAGGAAAAACAATGGTGGTATATGGTACGCGATGA
- the speD gene encoding adenosylmethionine decarboxylase: MNKKLRLHGFNNLTKSLSFNIYDICYTQTEKERQEYIEYIDELYSADRLTKILTDVVDIIGANVLNIARQDYEPEGASVTILIAEHEVPPTADLMEEAPGPLKDSVVAHLDKSHVTVHTYPESHPHGGISTFRVDIDVSTCGLISPLKALNYLIHSFDSDIVTCDYRVRGFTRDVDGVKHYIDHDINSIQNYLSEDTQNAYQMIDVNVYQENTFHTKMLLKDFVLDNYLFGEGSKSLTVTERHEVEAKVRKEMLEIFYSRNMP; this comes from the coding sequence TTGAACAAGAAGTTGCGTCTGCACGGTTTTAATAATCTGACCAAGTCTCTGAGTTTTAACATTTACGATATTTGTTACACGCAAACTGAGAAAGAGCGTCAGGAGTACATCGAATATATCGATGAGTTATACAGTGCAGATCGTTTGACCAAAATCCTGACAGATGTTGTTGATATCATCGGTGCCAATGTTTTGAATATTGCACGTCAGGATTATGAACCGGAGGGCGCCAGCGTCACCATTCTGATCGCTGAACACGAAGTACCGCCAACGGCGGATCTGATGGAAGAAGCGCCGGGTCCATTAAAAGATTCTGTGGTTGCTCACCTGGATAAGAGCCACGTAACGGTTCACACCTACCCTGAAAGTCACCCGCACGGCGGCATCAGTACCTTCCGGGTAGACATCGATGTGTCTACTTGCGGTCTGATCTCGCCACTGAAGGCACTTAACTATCTGATCCACAGTTTCGATTCAGACATTGTGACTTGCGATTATCGTGTGCGTGGTTTCACCCGTGATGTTGACGGTGTCAAACATTATATCGACCACGATATTAACTCGATTCAAAACTATCTGAGTGAAGATACTCAAAACGCTTATCAGATGATTGATGTGAATGTGTATCAGGAGAACACGTTCCATACAAAAATGTTGTTGAAGGATTTTGTGCTGGATAACTATCTGTTTGGTGAAGGCTCAAAGAGCTTAACAGTGACCGAACGCCACGAAGTTGAAGCTAAGGTGCGCAAGGAAATGCTGGAAATTTTCTACTCGCGCAATATGCCCTGA
- the ppa gene encoding inorganic diphosphatase: protein MSYNAISAGKDLPNDVYVVIEIPANHSPIKYEIDKDMDCLMVDRFMATPMFYPANYGYINDTLADDGDPLDVLVVTPYPVQPGSVIRARPVGVLNMEDEAGEDAKLVAVPHEKLTQLYNDVQDINDVPELLREQIKHFFENYKDLEKGKWVKVQGWGNADDARKMIVDSAKAYHDAK, encoded by the coding sequence ATGAGCTACAACGCGATTTCAGCTGGTAAAGATCTGCCTAACGACGTTTATGTTGTTATTGAGATCCCTGCAAACCACTCTCCGATCAAATACGAGATCGACAAAGACATGGACTGCCTGATGGTTGACCGTTTTATGGCCACTCCAATGTTCTACCCAGCGAACTACGGCTACATTAATGACACTCTGGCTGACGATGGCGATCCATTAGATGTGCTGGTTGTAACTCCATACCCAGTGCAGCCAGGTTCTGTAATCCGTGCCCGCCCTGTTGGCGTGCTGAACATGGAAGACGAAGCAGGTGAAGATGCGAAGCTGGTTGCAGTACCACATGAGAAACTGACTCAGCTGTATAACGACGTTCAGGATATCAACGATGTACCTGAATTGCTGCGTGAACAGATCAAGCATTTCTTCGAGAACTACAAAGACCTGGAAAAAGGCAAGTGGGTAAAAGTTCAGGGCTGGGGTAATGCTGACGACGCGCGTAAGATGATCGTCGACTCTGCCAAAGCTTACCACGACGCCAAGTAA